The Aurantiacibacter gangjinensis genome includes a region encoding these proteins:
- a CDS encoding D-alanine--D-alanine ligase codes for MARLDPLHVLVLMGGWANEREVSLMSGKGVADALESVGHRVTRLDMDRDVAAKIAEAKPDVVFNALHGAPGEDGTVQGMLDLMGVPYTHAGLATSVIAIDKELTKHALVPHGIPMPGGRVVKSEELYEGDPIARPYVLKPVNEGSSVGVAIVEDTSNCGNPIARDAKGPWQDFDTLLAEPFIRGRELTTAVIDTPEGPRALGVTELIVADGFYDYENKYTEGRTQHIFPADLPPEVERLCLEYAMQAHKRLGCKGVSRSDYRYDDERGEDGLFLLETNTQPGMTPLSLVPEQARGCGIEYPELCEMIVEDALRRAGKLPDG; via the coding sequence ATGGCGCGGCTCGATCCCCTCCACGTGCTTGTCCTGATGGGCGGCTGGGCGAATGAGCGCGAGGTTTCGCTCATGTCCGGCAAAGGCGTGGCCGATGCGCTGGAAAGCGTGGGCCACCGCGTCACCCGGCTGGATATGGACCGCGATGTTGCGGCGAAGATCGCCGAGGCGAAGCCGGATGTCGTCTTCAACGCGCTCCATGGCGCGCCGGGAGAGGACGGCACGGTGCAAGGCATGCTCGACCTGATGGGCGTGCCTTACACCCATGCCGGCCTTGCGACATCCGTCATCGCCATCGACAAAGAGCTGACCAAGCATGCGCTGGTGCCGCATGGCATCCCCATGCCGGGCGGGCGTGTGGTAAAGAGCGAGGAGCTGTACGAAGGCGATCCGATTGCGCGGCCCTATGTGTTGAAGCCAGTCAATGAAGGGTCCAGCGTCGGCGTCGCCATTGTCGAAGACACCAGCAATTGCGGCAACCCCATCGCGCGCGATGCAAAGGGGCCGTGGCAGGATTTCGACACGCTGCTGGCCGAGCCATTCATCCGCGGGCGCGAACTGACCACTGCCGTGATCGACACGCCGGAGGGCCCGCGCGCTCTGGGCGTGACCGAGCTGATCGTGGCGGACGGGTTCTACGATTACGAGAACAAATATACCGAAGGCCGCACCCAGCATATTTTCCCCGCCGACCTTCCGCCAGAGGTCGAGCGATTGTGCCTCGAATATGCGATGCAGGCGCACAAACGGCTCGGCTGCAAAGGCGTCTCGCGCTCCGACTATCGCTACGATGACGAGCGCGGCGAGGATGGCCTCTTCCTGCTGGAAACGAACACCCAGCCAGGAATGACACCGCTCAGCCTCGTACCCGAACAGGCGCGCGGTTGCGGCATCGAATATCCCGAACTGTGCGAGATGATCGTGGAGGATGCGCTGCGGCGCGCCGGAAAGCTTCCTGATGGCTAG